In Streptomyces sp. NBC_00433, a single genomic region encodes these proteins:
- the gatB gene encoding Asp-tRNA(Asn)/Glu-tRNA(Gln) amidotransferase subunit GatB yields the protein MTVTDLLSYEDALASYDPVMGLEVHVELGTRTKMFCGCSTELGAEPNSQTCPTCLGLPGSLPVVNAIGVESAIKIGLALNCEIAQWCRFARKNYFYPDMPKNFQTSQYDEPIAYNGYLDVQLEDGEVFRVQIERAHMEEDTGKSTHVGGATGRIHGASHSLLDYNRAGIPLIEIVTKPIEGAGERAPEVAKAYVAELRELIKALGVSEARMEMGQMRCDVNLSLRPLGREKFGTRSETKNVNSLRSVERAARFEIQRHAAVLSSGGTIVQETRHFHEEDGSTTSGRIKEEAEDYRYFPEPDLVPVAPAREWVEELRGGLPELPRLRRKRLQEDWGIADHEMQSVLNAGALDLILATMAEGADAASARKWWMGELARHANETGAELAAVPITPAQVARVSALVAAGDLNDKLARQVIEGVLAGEGGPDEVVDRRGLKVVSDDGALGAAVDEAIAANAAIADKIRGGNLAAAGALIGAVMKATRGQADAKRVRELVLEKLGVQG from the coding sequence GTGACCGTCACGGATCTGCTGTCCTACGAGGACGCGCTCGCGTCCTACGACCCGGTGATGGGCCTTGAGGTCCATGTCGAGCTGGGCACGAGGACGAAGATGTTCTGCGGCTGCTCCACCGAGCTGGGCGCCGAGCCCAACTCGCAGACCTGCCCCACCTGCCTCGGCCTGCCCGGTTCGCTGCCGGTGGTCAACGCGATCGGCGTGGAGTCCGCGATCAAGATCGGCCTCGCGCTGAACTGCGAGATCGCGCAGTGGTGCCGCTTCGCGCGGAAGAACTACTTCTACCCGGACATGCCGAAGAACTTCCAGACCTCGCAGTACGACGAGCCGATCGCCTACAACGGCTATCTGGACGTCCAGCTGGAGGACGGCGAGGTCTTCCGGGTGCAGATCGAGCGCGCCCACATGGAGGAGGACACCGGCAAGTCCACCCACGTCGGCGGCGCGACGGGCCGTATCCACGGCGCCTCGCACTCGCTGCTCGACTACAACCGGGCCGGTATCCCGCTCATCGAGATCGTCACCAAGCCGATCGAGGGCGCGGGCGAGCGGGCCCCCGAGGTCGCCAAGGCCTACGTCGCCGAGCTGCGCGAGCTGATCAAGGCGCTGGGGGTGTCAGAGGCCCGGATGGAGATGGGCCAGATGCGCTGCGACGTCAACCTGTCGCTGCGCCCGCTGGGCCGGGAGAAGTTCGGCACCCGCAGCGAGACCAAGAACGTCAACTCGCTGCGCAGCGTCGAGCGGGCCGCCAGGTTCGAGATCCAGCGGCACGCCGCGGTGCTCTCCTCCGGCGGCACGATCGTGCAGGAGACCCGGCACTTCCACGAGGAGGACGGGTCGACCACCTCCGGGCGTATCAAGGAGGAGGCGGAGGACTACCGCTACTTCCCCGAGCCCGACCTCGTGCCGGTCGCCCCGGCCCGCGAGTGGGTCGAGGAGCTGCGCGGCGGGCTTCCCGAGCTGCCGCGGCTGCGCCGCAAGCGGCTGCAGGAGGACTGGGGCATCGCCGACCACGAGATGCAGTCGGTGCTCAACGCGGGGGCGCTCGACCTGATCCTGGCCACCATGGCGGAGGGCGCGGACGCCGCGTCGGCCCGCAAGTGGTGGATGGGCGAGCTGGCCAGGCACGCCAACGAGACCGGCGCCGAGCTGGCTGCGGTGCCGATCACCCCGGCGCAGGTCGCCCGGGTCTCGGCGCTGGTCGCGGCCGGGGACCTGAACGACAAGCTGGCCCGCCAGGTCATCGAGGGCGTGCTGGCCGGCGAGGGCGGCCCCGACGAGGTGGTCGACAGGCGCGGCCTGAAGGTCGTCTCCGACGACGGCGCGCTCGGCGCGGCAGTGGACGAGGCCATCGCGGCGAACGCGGCGATCGCCGACAAGATCCGCGGCGGCAACCTGGCGGCGGCCGGGGCGCTGATCGGCGCGGTGATGAAGGCCACGCGCGGCCAGGCCGACGCCAAGCGGGTACGCGAGCTGGTCCTGGAGAAGCTCGGCGTCCAGGGCTGA
- a CDS encoding MMPL family transporter, producing the protein MAALARWCLHHRITAVLLWIAVLVGLTAAAGAAGSAYSRHYEAPGTESGHASTLLRESFPDQAGDTDTIVWHTGHGTVRAAAVEQTMAKVLDQARHLPGVASVDSPYAPAGAAQISPDGHTAYATVGYAQDADSIPVAQAQALVDTAKAARSGDLQVELGGQAVGSTESAGAHLSEIVGVAVAAVVLLIAFGSFAAMLLPIATALVGCGTAYMAIVLLGHAMTVADFAPMLGMLIGLGVGIDYALFIVSRHRRGLKRGLSVVEAAQEAVVTTGRAVVFAGGTVCVALLGMLILHLSFLNGVAVAAALTVLLTVAASITLLPALLALIGPRALSRRERRALAEHGPRPEQPAGLAARWSAFVERHPKLLGCLAAVVMIVLALPTFTLHLGTSDQGNGPAKATTRQAYDLLADGFGPGTNGPLTLVATTDGAQSRLALDHLPGILRDTPGVAAVSPVELSGGTGVITVVPDSAPQSRDTSQLVDRLRHEVLPAAEKGGALKVYVGGPTASYDDFAAVVIGKLPLFVGSVVGLGCVLLLVAFRSIGIPVKAAVMNIAAVASSFGVVTTIFQWGWGSEWLGLGRAGPIEPFLPVIMVSVLFGLSMDYQVFLVSRMYEEWRETRDNCRAVRVGLAETSRVITSAAVIMIAVFLAFVLSGDRVIAMFGIGLAAAVALDAFVLRTLLVPALMHVLGDANWWLPGWLDRRLPRISIEAPAAAHPVPVPVRIALGEPQSGDRFDGRFDGQEVSVGSARTPMPQAESESGPHSMRSRSTPETSKTG; encoded by the coding sequence ATGGCCGCACTCGCACGGTGGTGTCTGCACCACCGCATCACCGCCGTGCTCCTGTGGATCGCCGTGCTGGTCGGCCTGACCGCGGCCGCAGGCGCCGCCGGCTCGGCATATTCCCGGCACTACGAGGCCCCCGGCACCGAGTCGGGACACGCCAGCACCCTGCTGCGGGAGTCCTTCCCCGACCAGGCGGGCGACACCGACACCATCGTCTGGCACACCGGCCACGGCACGGTACGCGCCGCCGCCGTCGAGCAGACCATGGCCAAGGTCCTCGACCAGGCCCGGCACCTGCCCGGCGTCGCCTCCGTCGACAGCCCCTACGCCCCCGCGGGCGCGGCACAGATCAGCCCCGACGGGCACACCGCCTACGCCACGGTCGGCTACGCCCAGGACGCCGACAGCATTCCCGTCGCGCAGGCCCAGGCCCTGGTGGACACCGCCAAGGCGGCCCGGAGCGGCGACCTCCAGGTCGAACTGGGCGGGCAGGCGGTCGGCAGCACCGAGAGCGCAGGCGCCCACCTCAGCGAGATCGTCGGCGTGGCAGTGGCCGCGGTCGTCCTGCTGATCGCCTTCGGCTCCTTCGCCGCCATGCTGCTGCCCATCGCGACCGCACTGGTCGGCTGCGGGACGGCGTACATGGCGATCGTGCTGCTCGGCCACGCCATGACGGTGGCCGACTTCGCCCCCATGCTGGGCATGCTGATCGGGCTCGGCGTCGGCATCGACTACGCCCTCTTCATCGTCAGCCGCCACCGCAGAGGCCTCAAACGCGGCCTGAGCGTCGTCGAGGCCGCGCAGGAGGCGGTGGTCACCACCGGGCGTGCGGTGGTCTTCGCCGGCGGCACGGTCTGCGTGGCGCTGCTCGGCATGCTGATCCTGCACCTGAGCTTCCTCAACGGTGTCGCGGTCGCCGCCGCGCTGACCGTACTGCTCACCGTGGCGGCCTCCATCACGCTGCTCCCGGCCCTGCTCGCGCTGATCGGCCCGCGGGCGCTCAGCCGCCGCGAACGCCGCGCGCTGGCCGAGCACGGCCCGCGGCCCGAGCAGCCCGCCGGGCTCGCCGCCCGCTGGTCGGCCTTCGTCGAACGGCACCCCAAGCTGCTGGGCTGCCTGGCCGCCGTGGTGATGATCGTGCTGGCGCTGCCCACCTTCACCCTGCACCTGGGCACCTCGGACCAGGGCAACGGCCCCGCCAAGGCCACCACCCGGCAGGCCTACGACCTGCTCGCCGACGGCTTCGGGCCCGGTACCAACGGCCCGCTCACCCTGGTCGCCACCACCGACGGCGCCCAGTCCCGGCTCGCCCTCGACCACCTGCCCGGCATCCTGCGGGACACCCCGGGCGTGGCCGCGGTCAGCCCCGTCGAGCTGTCCGGCGGCACCGGTGTGATCACCGTCGTCCCCGACAGCGCCCCGCAGTCCCGCGACACCTCGCAACTGGTCGACCGGCTGCGGCACGAGGTGCTGCCCGCGGCCGAGAAGGGCGGCGCGCTCAAGGTCTACGTCGGCGGCCCCACCGCCAGCTACGACGACTTCGCCGCCGTCGTGATCGGCAAGCTCCCGCTCTTCGTCGGCAGCGTCGTCGGCCTGGGCTGCGTCCTGCTGCTCGTCGCCTTCCGCTCGATCGGCATCCCCGTCAAGGCCGCGGTGATGAACATCGCCGCGGTCGCCTCCTCCTTCGGCGTCGTGACCACGATCTTCCAGTGGGGCTGGGGCAGCGAATGGCTGGGCCTGGGCAGAGCGGGCCCGATCGAGCCCTTCCTGCCGGTGATCATGGTCTCGGTGCTCTTCGGGCTGTCCATGGACTACCAGGTCTTCCTGGTCAGCAGGATGTACGAGGAGTGGCGCGAGACCCGCGACAACTGCCGGGCGGTCAGGGTCGGCCTCGCCGAGACCAGCCGGGTGATCACCTCGGCCGCGGTGATCATGATCGCGGTCTTCCTGGCCTTCGTGCTCAGCGGCGACCGGGTGATAGCGATGTTCGGCATCGGCCTGGCCGCCGCCGTGGCCCTGGACGCCTTCGTGCTGCGTACGCTGCTGGTGCCCGCGCTGATGCATGTGCTGGGCGACGCCAACTGGTGGCTGCCCGGCTGGCTGGACCGCCGCCTGCCGCGTATCAGCATCGAGGCGCCGGCCGCCGCCCACCCCGTGCCCGTACCGGTGCGGATCGCGCTCGGCGAACCTCAGTCCGGCGATCGGTTCGACGGCCGGTTCGACGGTCAGGAGGTCAGCGTCGGATCCGCCAGGACCCCGATGCCGCAGGCCGAATCGGAGTCAGGACCCCACTCGATGCGCAGCCGCAGCACCCCGGAGACGTCGAAGACCGGGTGA